Proteins co-encoded in one Aspergillus fumigatus Af293 chromosome 6, whole genome shotgun sequence genomic window:
- a CDS encoding putative proline utilization protein PrnX, with the protein MHLLSEPDVSRILRNLTPEQCHILLDALSEALVTVSSETTKPEGERLIHQPLRTTIATKDQNLSLFMPVSNTANTSIKIVTASQREGIIGVINVFSPEGRLLGLLSAAEVTAFRTALATMTLFTRCTTIPKKHILIFGSGRQAEWHARLALLPAPSLVQRITFINRGRRRLEELEREVIAELRASHPKIVFETLAKEGTDDAEYEARLRAEVASCDVIFSCTPSTEPNFPYKYLLSSTSAAASKQRFISLIGSYKPHMCEVDSETVLSGGGQIYVDSREACLEESGELIKAHVGGEQLVEIGELFGRLGKSEPVVVPEGCNVVFKCVGMGIMDLVIGKKLLDIGVEQGLGMNVDGF; encoded by the coding sequence TGAGAAACCTAACTCCAGAACAATGCCACATCTTACTCGACGCTCTGAGCGAAGCGCTGGTAACCGTCTCATCAGAGACCACAAAACCAGAAGGGGAGCGTCTCATCCACCAGCCCCTCCGCACCACCATCGCCACCAAAGACCAGAACCTATCGCTCTTCATGCCTGTCTCCAACACAGCCAACACGAGCATCAAGATCGTCACGGCCTCCCAGCGCGAAGGCATCATCGGCGTGATCAACGTCTTCTCGCCGGAGGGCCGGCTCCTCGGCCTGCTCAGCGCCGCAGAAGTCACAGCCTTTCGCACCGCCCTCGCAACCATGACGCTGTTTACGCGCTGCACTACCATCCCGAAGAAACACATCTTGATCTTCGGCTCGGGACGCCAAGCAGAGTGGCACGCtcggctggcgctgctgcctGCTCCAAGCCTGGTGCAGCGGATCACCTTCATCAACCGGGGTCGCCGgcggctggaggagttggagaggGAGGTTATCGCGGAGCTGCGAGCTTCTCATCCGAAGATCGTATTCGAAACGCTGGCTAAGGAGGGGACCGATGATGCGGAGTATGAGGCGCGGCTGCGCGCGGAGGTCGCCTCGTGCGACGTCATTTTTAGCTGTACGCCGTCTACGGAGCCGAATTTTCCCTACAAGTATCTTCTTTCGTCTACGTCGGCGGCTGCGTCTAAGCAGCGGTTTATTTCGCTGATTGGGTCGTATAAGCCGCATATGTGTGAGGTTGACTCCGAGACCGTCCTCTCGGGTGGTGGGCAGATCTATGTTGATTCGCGGGAGGCTTGTCTTGAGGAATCTGGGGAGCTGATCAAGGCGCACGTAGGAGGGGAGCAGTTGGTTGAGATTGGCGAGTTATTTGGGAGATTGGGCAAGTCGGAGCCGGTTGTAGTGCCAGAGGGGTGTAATGTGGTTTTCAAGTGTGTGGGTATGGGGATTATGGATTTGGTGATTGGGAAGAAGCTGTTGGATATTGGTGTTGAGCAGGGTTTGGGGATGAATGTGGACGGTTTCTGA